One stretch of Myxocyprinus asiaticus isolate MX2 ecotype Aquarium Trade chromosome 23, UBuf_Myxa_2, whole genome shotgun sequence DNA includes these proteins:
- the LOC127413654 gene encoding zinc finger protein 883-like: MAESETDCDTPGLDTLGSECVIAHTQVGDLHYGAETEIMTQEDKRLDLEAIHGDLGAVACVDVVTETDHDYIKSEIHHDHHQYFSSAEMKTEHLLGEVLLKTEIGGGEHIVKVESDHGGELTVESENGVIIHEAHGLQCSECGEIFGSMADLHEHFEIHRAIHPYICVHCGESFAIEASLRSHMRIHMKEKSYTTGLEMVGKGVIDAFNLKPHQLMHSPEKPHRCSECGKSFAAAITLREHMKMHSDDKPYKCTQCRKSFVRRRHLKKHQELHAREKPFTCPQCGKGFATASNLKQHQKTHTGEKPHRCTQCGKCFAAATTLREHQRIHSGEKPYKCNQCRKSFVRKRHLKKHQLVHQGGKPYRCSQCDKGFNHSSSLSRHHKVHLEAKMYAQGDKDFPFDTPMKRGMHTGEKPYSCNHCEKSFNHSSSLSRHQRTHSDGKSYTCAHCGKRFNHPSSLARHQRVHLDDKASYSAVATGKGFPHTTILKQTILESEKPYRCSQCGKGFNHSSSLSRHHRIHISKNEYQYGLSLPTSGSSHP, translated from the coding sequence ATGGCAGAGTCAGAGACTGACTGTGACACACCAGGTCTCGATACGTTGGGATCTGAGTGTGTCATAGCCCATACGCAAGTTGGTGACTTGCATTATGGTGCAGAGACTGAGATTATGACTCAAGAGGACAAAAGGCTTGACCTGGAAGCCATTCATGGTGACTTGGGGGCAGTGGCCTGTGTGGATGTGGTAACAGAGACGGACCATGATTACATTAAATCTGAAATACACCATGATCATCATCAGTACTTCAGCAGTGCAGAAATGAAAACCGAGCATTTGCTTGGTGAGGTGCTGTTGAAGACTGAGATCGGTGGTGGAGAGCATATTGTGAAGGTGGAGTCAGACCATGGAGGGGAGCTTACAGTGGAGTCAGAAAATGGTGTTATCATCCATGAGGCCCATGGCCTGCAATGCAGTGAATGTGGTGAGATTTTTGGCAGTATGGCTGATCTCCACGAACACTTTGAAATCCATAGAGCCATTCACCCCTACATTTGTGTCCATTGTGGCGAGAGTTTTGCTATTGAAGCCAGCCTGAGGAGTCACATGAGGATTCACATGAAAGAGAAAAGTTATACCACAGGCCTTGAGATGGTTGGCAAAGGAGTCATTGATGCATTCAACTTGAAACCTCACCAGTTGATGCACTCTCCTGAAAAGCCACACAGATGTTCGGAGTGTGGTAAAAGCTTTGCAGCTGCCATTACTCTCCGAGAGCACATGAAAATGCATTCTGATGATAAACCCTACAAATGCACTCAATGCAGAAAAAGTTTTGTGCGCAGACGGCATCTTAAGAAGCATCAAGAGCTGCATGCCCGCGAGAAGCCGTTTACCTGCCCTCAGTGTGGTAAAGGCTTTGCGACAGCTTCCAATCTAAAACAGCACCAGAAAACCCATACTGGTGAGAAGCCACACAGATGCACCCAGTGTGGGAAGTGTTTCGCAGCTGCAACCACATTGAGAGAACATCAGAGAATTCACTCTGGGGAGAAGCCCTACAAATGCAACCAGTGTAGGAAGAGCTTTGTCAGGAAACGCCACCTCAAGAAGCACCAGCTGGTCCATCAAGGTGGAAAGCCGTACCGATGCTCTCAGTGCGACAAGGGTTTTAACCATTCCTCGTCTTTGTCAAGACACCATAAGGTTCACTTGGAGGCAAAGATGTATGCCCAGGGTGATAAAGATTTCCCATTTGATACACCAATGAAGAGGGGAATGCATACAGGTGAAAAGCCATACAGCTGCAACCATTGTGAGAAGAGCTTCAATCACTCATCATCACTATCCAGACACCAGCGGACTCATTCTGATGGAAAGTCTTACACTTGTGCTCACTGTGGGAAGAGGTTCAATCATCCCTCCTCTCTTGCAAGACACCAACGAGTTCATTTGGACGATAAGGCCTCTTATAGTGCTGTTGCAACAGGAAAGGGATTCCCCCACACTACCATCTTGAAACAGACAATCCTTGAAAGTGAGAAACCCTATAGGTGCTCTCAGTGCGGAAAGGGTTTCAATCATTCTTCTTCACTATCTAGGCATCACAGAATTCATATTAGTAAAAATGAATATCAGTATGGTCTTTCTCTTCCCACAAGTGGTTCATCCCACCCTTGA